In the Shewanella sp. OMA3-2 genome, one interval contains:
- a CDS encoding transposase — translation MARPRKTIVSLEDTPYYHCCSRVVRKAFLCGIDNSTGENFEHRREWVDARILELATIFAIDICAYVVMSNHLHVVIKVNADKAKHWSDKDVLTQWHKGFKGTLLTHKYLKEDLNQFELQTVNECITEYRKRLIDISWFMRSLSEPIARMANKEDKCTGRFWEGRFKSQALLDEAAVLSCMAYVDLNPIRAKMATTPETSDYTSIQRRINSAMKGEQPKALLPFVGNERLDMPNGLMFSIKDYIVLVEDTGRIIREDKHGAISASSQNILNRLNIPAENWLKITTEFGSLFKGVVGALPALTAYCEHLDRKRRQGASNCQCVITWPPKIFG, via the coding sequence ATGGCCAGACCAAGAAAAACAATCGTTAGCCTAGAAGATACGCCTTATTATCACTGTTGTTCGCGAGTAGTCCGTAAAGCTTTTCTGTGTGGTATTGATAATTCAACGGGTGAGAACTTTGAACATCGGCGTGAATGGGTTGATGCTCGTATTCTAGAACTTGCCACCATCTTTGCCATTGATATCTGTGCTTACGTTGTGATGAGTAACCACTTGCACGTAGTCATTAAAGTGAACGCAGATAAAGCAAAGCATTGGTCAGATAAAGACGTGCTAACTCAATGGCACAAAGGCTTTAAGGGCACGTTACTCACGCACAAATACTTAAAAGAAGACCTTAATCAGTTCGAACTTCAAACGGTTAATGAATGCATTACCGAATACCGTAAGCGCTTAATTGATATCAGTTGGTTTATGCGCTCTTTGAGTGAGCCGATTGCGCGAATGGCCAATAAAGAAGATAAGTGCACAGGCAGATTCTGGGAAGGGCGCTTTAAATCCCAGGCATTATTAGATGAAGCGGCAGTGTTAAGTTGTATGGCTTATGTTGATTTAAACCCCATTCGTGCAAAGATGGCCACCACACCCGAAACTTCTGACTACACCAGCATTCAACGCCGAATAAATTCAGCAATGAAAGGCGAGCAACCCAAAGCGTTACTGCCTTTTGTCGGTAATGAGCGGCTAGACATGCCAAATGGGCTGATGTTCAGTATTAAAGACTATATTGTACTGGTAGAAGATACCGGTCGGATTATTCGAGAAGATAAACACGGTGCCATTAGTGCCAGTAGTCAAAACATTCTAAACAGACTGAATATTCCTGCCGAAAACTGGCTAAAAATTACTACTGAGTTTGGCTCGTTATTCAAAGGTGTTGTCGGTGCATTACCGGCATTAACAGCATACTGTGAACATCTAGACCGAAAACGACGACAAGGTGCATCAAATTGCCAGTGCGTTATAACATGGCCACCCAAAATTTTTGGCTAA
- a CDS encoding group II intron maturase-specific domain-containing protein: MKKQKATLSEYYQWIKAKRSLKLSIWLPQLKRKLTGFRNYFGLPDNSRSLSYVYDYVLHNLYKWLNRRSGRRSYNWSNFKKMLEYFRIESPKVSKRLVLVDWY; the protein is encoded by the coding sequence GTGAAAAAGCAGAAGGCGACGTTGAGCGAGTATTATCAATGGATTAAAGCCAAGCGCTCATTAAAACTGAGTATTTGGCTTCCGCAGTTAAAACGTAAATTAACAGGGTTTAGAAACTATTTTGGTCTTCCCGACAACAGCCGAAGCCTGAGCTACGTATACGATTATGTTCTGCATAACTTGTACAAATGGCTGAACAGACGCAGTGGTCGACGAAGTTACAACTGGAGTAATTTCAAGAAGATGTTAGAGTATTTTAGAATTGAGAGTCCAAAAGTCAGTAAGCGTCTAGTGCTGGTTGATTGGTACTAG
- a CDS encoding transposase: MARPRKTIVSLEDTPYYHCCSRVVRKAFLCGIDNSTGENFEHRREWVDARILELATIFAIDICAYVVMSNHLHVVIKVNADKAKHWSDKDVLTQWHKGFKGTLLTHKYLKEDLNQFELQTVNECITEYRKRLIDISWFMRSLSEPIARMANKEDKCTGRFWEGRFKSQALLDEAAVLSCMAYVDLNPIRAKMATTPETSDYTSIQRRINSAMKGEQPKALLPFVGNERLDMLNGLMFSIKDYIVLVEDTGRIIREDKRGAISASSQNILNRLNIPAENWLKITTEFGSLFKGAVGALPALTAYCEHLDRKRRQGASNCQRWLCA; encoded by the coding sequence ATGGCCAGACCAAGAAAAACAATCGTTAGCCTAGAAGATACGCCTTATTATCACTGTTGTTCGCGAGTAGTCCGTAAAGCTTTTCTGTGTGGTATTGATAATTCAACGGGTGAGAACTTTGAACATCGGCGTGAATGGGTTGATGCTCGTATTCTAGAACTTGCCACCATCTTTGCCATTGATATCTGTGCTTACGTTGTGATGAGTAACCACTTGCACGTAGTCATTAAAGTGAACGCAGATAAAGCAAAGCATTGGTCAGATAAAGACGTGCTAACTCAATGGCACAAAGGCTTTAAGGGCACGTTACTCACGCACAAATACTTAAAAGAAGACCTTAATCAGTTCGAACTTCAAACGGTTAATGAATGCATTACCGAATACCGTAAGCGCTTAATTGATATCAGTTGGTTTATGCGCTCTTTGAGTGAGCCGATTGCGCGAATGGCCAATAAAGAAGATAAGTGCACAGGCAGATTCTGGGAAGGGCGCTTTAAATCCCAGGCATTATTAGATGAAGCGGCAGTGTTAAGTTGTATGGCTTATGTTGATTTAAACCCCATTCGTGCAAAGATGGCCACCACACCCGAAACTTCTGACTACACCAGCATTCAACGCCGAATAAATTCAGCAATGAAAGGTGAGCAACCCAAAGCGTTACTGCCTTTTGTCGGTAATGAGCGGCTAGATATGCTAAATGGGCTGATGTTCAGTATTAAAGACTATATTGTACTGGTAGAAGATACCGGTCGGATTATTCGAGAAGATAAACGCGGTGCCATTAGTGCCAGTAGTCAAAACATTCTAAACAGACTGAATATTCCTGCCGAAAACTGGCTAAAAATCACTACTGAGTTTGGCTCGTTATTCAAAGGTGCTGTCGGTGCATTACCGGCATTAACAGCATACTGTGAACATCTAGACCGAAAACGACGACAAGGTGCATCAAATTGCCAGCGTTGGCTGTGTGCTTAA